Proteins encoded within one genomic window of Felis catus isolate Fca126 chromosome C1, F.catus_Fca126_mat1.0, whole genome shotgun sequence:
- the CC1H1orf210 gene encoding type III endosome membrane protein TEMP, with amino-acid sequence MSEANQTTVGPSELSTASAISPGLGTGARAWPVLVGVVLGAVVLSLLIALAAKCHLCRKYRASYQHRPLPGTGKGVCPEVGEEDDDGFIEDNYIQPGAGGLGTEGGRDHFSF; translated from the exons ATGAGTGAGGCAAACCAAA CCACTGTGGGGCCCTCAGAGCTCTCCACGGCATCAGCCATCTCccctgggctgggcactggggCCCGGGCATGGCCTGTGCTGGTGGGCGTCGTGCTGGGGGCTGTggtcctctctctcctcatcGCGCTTGCTGCCAAATGCCACCTCTGCCGCAAATACCGTGCCAGCTACCAGCACCGCCCGCTGCCCGGGACCGGGAAGGGTGTCTGTCCGGAGGTGGGTGAAGAAGATGACGATGGCTTCATCGAGGACAATTACATTCAGCCTGGGGCCGGCGGGCTGGGGACAGAGGGCGGCAGGGACCACTTTTCCTTCTGA